Part of the Candidatus Neomarinimicrobiota bacterium genome is shown below.
CATCACCCTGATAATGGTGTTCAGGGGCAACGTCCGGTGGGCGGCGGTGAGCCCGTACATATCGTAGACTTCGCCGTTGGCGGTGAGCTTGCCGTGAAAATCGGGCCCATAGAACGACGACACGCCCGTCAGGACCGTCCCCGGCGGCAGCCTGACCGAGGGGAGCCGCTTGGCCGGGGGAGGAATCCGTCTGCTGGTGGCGGGTTTCTTGCGCGGCGTTTTTTTGCCGGAGGTGTAGCGCGGTGCCGAGGCGCAACCGGCCATCAGGAGGCTTGCCATCAGGCCCACGGCCAGCCAGCGGAACTTCCGCGCGGTCATGCCAGGCTGCTGCCCCAAAACCCGGAGATACGCTCGACACCCAGTTCCTCCATGAACACACTCACCTCCGCTGCCAGGCGCAGCCCGATAGCCGGGTCCCGGTAGTTGGCGGTCCCCACCTGTACGGCGTGGGCGCCCACCCGGAGAAACGCCACCACGTCGTCCACCGTCATGATGCCCCCCACCCCGACCACGGGAATGGTTACGGCTCGCGCAACCTGGTAAACGGCGGCCAGGGCGATGGGCCGTATGGCCGGTCCCGAGAGGCCCGCCAGGCCGCCCGAAACGTGGAACACGCCCGTGCGCGGGTCCACGCCCAGGCCCACCACGGTGTTGATGGCACTCACCGCGTCGGCACCGCCCCGCTGGGCGGCCAAGGCGATGTCGGCGATGGAGGTAACGTTGGGGCTGAGTTTCACCATCAGGTGCCGCTGGGTGAGCGGCCGCAGCAGCCGGGTGAGCTTTTCGGTCATCTCGGCGCTAACGCCAAACTCCATGCCCCCCGCGGCTACGTTGGGGCACGAGATATTGATCTCATATCCGGCGATGCCGGGGTCGCCGGCCTCGAGGATTTCCAGAACCTCACCATATTCATCCATGCTGGACCCGGCGATGCTCACCAGCACGGCCGTCTTCAGCCCGGCCAAAAAAGGTAAGTTTTCGGCGCAGAACCGCTCCACCCCGATATTTGCCAGTCCGATGGCATTGAGCATGCCCGCGGGCGTCTCTGCGATGCGTGGCGGCGGGTGCCCCTCCCGGGGGTAGCGCGTGAGCGATTTGGTGATCAGCCCGCCCAGCCGGTTGACATCCACCAGGTCCGGTGCCTCGTCGCCGTAGCCGAAAGTGCCGCTGGCCGTGAGAATCGGATTCCGCAGAGCCAGCTTCTCGCCCAGGGCAACGGTCAGGTCAGCCATGCTGCTACGGCCCTGAACTCAAGCCAGATCGCGCGCCCAGAACACCGGTCCGTCCAGGCAGGCCAACTGGTAGTGCTCCCGGTAGCTATGCGGCGGCGGATCAGGCGGGCGGGTCAGCTCCACGGTGCAACCCTGACAAATGCCGAAGCCGCAGCCCATGATAGTCTCCATGGACAGCTGGCAGGCCAGATTGTGGTCACGGACAAACGCTTGGAGGGCCGCCAGCATGGGTGTTGGGCCACAGCCATAGATGGTAATTCTGTCGCTTCCGAGCCGTTCGCGGACCCCTGCGATCCCATCGAGCACCGTCCCCTTGATCCCCAGGGAACCGTCGTCCGTCGCCAGCGTAATGGCGTTTTCGGGCGCATGGGACAGGTAGTGCTCCGCCCGTGCCCGGGCACCCATAATCAGCTGGTGTTCGATGCCCTGCTCTAGCAGCTCATCGTGCAGGAAACTGATGGGCGCGATGCCGACGCCACCACCCGCCAGTATGGGATAGCTCCCGTCGGCCAACTGCCAGCCGTTTCCCAGGGGCCCCAAAAGATTAACCGCAACATCGGGCTCCCATGCGGCCATGGTCTTCGTTCCCACTCCAAAAATTTTGTATATCAATGCGATGTGGTCGCCTTGCCGTGACGCCACGCTCATGGGACGGCGCAGCAGGGGCACGGGGCTCTCATCGATAAGCACTTCCACAAATTGGCCCGGCCTCACCGCCGCCGCAATCGCGGGTGCTTCCAGCTCCAGTTTGTAGATGCCGCGGGCCAGCCGGTCGTTGGCACGTACGGTTGCGGTCTCAATCACCATGTGGGGTCAGGGGCGTTAAGGGGCTGCTCCACCATCCCGCGCGGTGGGCTTGCCAGACACATCTGCCTGAATGCGCCGCAGGAATTCCAACCGCCGGCTGGCAACCTGCTGGTAGGTACCCTGGGGATAGACAGTCAGATACTCGTCATAAGCAGTGATAGCGCTGTCGAGCTCCGCCAGGTACTCGTCGTACAGATAGGCAATGGCAAATGCGGACTGCTCGGTCCCGAAGCGTCGGCGGATGTTGCGGAACAGTCCCAGCGCAGCTTCCGGCCGCCCGATCACCTGGTCACCAGCCTGAGCAACCAGCCTCTCCAACGCCGAATTACGCACGGTTGCAGCTGCGCCGCTCAACACCAGACCATACGTCGACCTGGGGTATTGTTCCAGGATCAACGATCTCCAAAACAGGGCTTGCTCGGGATTCTCAGCGGTCTGAACGTGTAAGACGTAGGCGGCTTGCGCGGCAACTTCGGTCTCGGGCAGGGTGGAGACAATCGTGGCCATGAGCTTGAGCGCCAGTTCGCTGTTGTGCATGTCGAAGAATTGTATTTCCGCCGTACGGTACATGGCATA
Proteins encoded:
- a CDS encoding septal ring lytic transglycosylase RlpA family protein, yielding MTARKFRWLAVGLMASLLMAGCASAPRYTSGKKTPRKKPATSRRIPPPAKRLPSVRLPPGTVLTGVSSFYGPDFHGKLTANGEVYDMYGLTAAHRTLPLNTIIRVMNLANGRHLIVRINDRGPYIEGRMLDLSYGAALKLGFIGQGTTRVRIEIIELGDDVYMKHLPENP
- a CDS encoding dihydroorotate dehydrogenase; the protein is MADLTVALGEKLALRNPILTASGTFGYGDEAPDLVDVNRLGGLITKSLTRYPREGHPPPRIAETPAGMLNAIGLANIGVERFCAENLPFLAGLKTAVLVSIAGSSMDEYGEVLEILEAGDPGIAGYEINISCPNVAAGGMEFGVSAEMTEKLTRLLRPLTQRHLMVKLSPNVTSIADIALAAQRGGADAVSAINTVVGLGVDPRTGVFHVSGGLAGLSGPAIRPIALAAVYQVARAVTIPVVGVGGIMTVDDVVAFLRVGAHAVQVGTANYRDPAIGLRLAAEVSVFMEELGVERISGFWGSSLA
- a CDS encoding dihydroorotate dehydrogenase electron transfer subunit, with protein sequence MVIETATVRANDRLARGIYKLELEAPAIAAAVRPGQFVEVLIDESPVPLLRRPMSVASRQGDHIALIYKIFGVGTKTMAAWEPDVAVNLLGPLGNGWQLADGSYPILAGGGVGIAPISFLHDELLEQGIEHQLIMGARARAEHYLSHAPENAITLATDDGSLGIKGTVLDGIAGVRERLGSDRITIYGCGPTPMLAALQAFVRDHNLACQLSMETIMGCGFGICQGCTVELTRPPDPPPHSYREHYQLACLDGPVFWARDLA